One Chelonoidis abingdonii isolate Lonesome George chromosome 17, CheloAbing_2.0, whole genome shotgun sequence DNA segment encodes these proteins:
- the OGG1 gene encoding N-glycosylase/DNA lyase — protein sequence MVHEEEEEEEEGSHTKATGQELQPRGRDAGGSLHPEAPTMEASGGTDSFEAQQILHDYFQLDVGLARLYQAWGAVDPHFQKVAASFPGVRVLRQDPVECLFSFLCTSNNHLVRITGMIERLCRAFGHRLCQLDAEPYHAFPSLQALAGADTERRLRALGFGYRAKFVSQSAQAVLRQFGAEGLHQLRSTPYPEARRLLCALPGVGAKVADCVCLMALDKAEAVPVDTHVWQIARRDYGLELGSGARCVTMRVHSELGDFFRQLWGPYAGWAQAVLFCADLKMFRQNPSTSVRTKGGPARCRPTPALEAGGQDSASPGATGTLCTEAAPALCALTGKCHRGASRKQLGGGKCCTGPSPQGAGH from the exons ATGGttcatgaggaggaggaggaggaagaggaaggcagCCACACAAAGGCCACGGGGCAGGAGCTGCAGCCCAGGGGAAGAGACGCAGGggggagcctgcaccctgaggcCCCCACCATGGAGGCTTCGGGTGGCACGGACAGCTTTGAAGCCCAGCAGATCCTCCATGACTACTTCCAGCTGGACGTAGGCTTGGCCAGGCTGTACCAGGCCTGGGGCGCTGTGGACCCGCACTTCCAGAAAGTGGCTGCCAGTTTCCCAG GTGTCCGCGTGCTGCGCCAGGACCCCGTCGAgtgtctcttctccttcctctgcacctCCAACAACCACCTGGTGCGCATCACAGGCATGATTGAGCGCCTCTGCCGGGCCTTTGGGCACCGCCTCTGCCAGCTGGATGCAGAGCCATACCACGCCTTCCCCTCGCTGCAGGCCCTAGCTG GTGCTGACACTGAGCGACGGCTCCGGGCTCTGGGCTTTGGCTACCGGGCAAAGTTTGTGAGCCAGAGTGCCCAGGCAGTGCTGAGGCAGTTTGGGGCCGAGGGGTTGCACCAGCTGCGAAGCACCCCGTACCCAGAGGCCAGGAGGCTGCTGTGCGCCCTGCCCGGCGTGGGGGCCAAG GTGGCAGACTGCGTGTGCCTGATGGCACTGGACAAGGCGGAGGCGGTGCCTGTGGACACCCACGTGTGGCAGATTGCCCGGCGGGACTACGGCCTGGAGCTGGGCTCAGGCGCCCGGTGTGTGACGATGCGTGTGCACAGTGAGCTCG GAGACTTTTTCCGGCAGCTCTGGGGACCCTACGCAGGTTGGGCGCAGGCG GTTCTCTTCTGTGCCGATTTAAAGATGTTCCGGCAGAACCCCAGCACAAGTGTCAGGACGAAGGGGGGCCCAGCCCGTTGCagacccacccctgccctagaagCAGGGGGGCAGGACTCAGCTTCGCCTGGAGCCACTGGCACTCTGTGCACAGAAGCAGCTCCAGCCCTTTGTGCCCTGACTGGCAAATGCCACCGTGGGGCCAGCCGGAAGCAGCTCGGTGGGGGAAAGTGCTGCACTGGCCCCTCCCCACAGGGGGCTGGGCACTGA